GGAGATAATAATAACTGTCTTATCTACTGACATATTGAGGATTTGGTTAAAGATTTCCAGTTCACTGTTAGGATCAAGAGCAGATGTCGGCTCATCTAGCACGAGAAGGTCAAAGTCTCTCATAAACGCACGGCATAAAGCTAATCGTTGCCATTGACCTCCCGATAAATTAGTGGCATCGTCGTATAAAAAACCCAACTTCGTATCGATCCCCTGAGGAAGTTCCGTTAATTTTTCTAATCCAACCCGATTAAGCATGATTCTCATTTTTTCATCGTTGTGCAAATCATGCATATTGGATAAAGCCAGATTTTCACGAATGCTCATTGAATAATTGATGAAATCCTGAAATACCACACTCGTTTTATTCCATAAGTCCCTCGTTTGCATGTTCCCAAGGTCATTCCCATCGAAAAAAATGGTGTCGTGTGGTGCTTTGTACAGCCCAAGCAAATTTTTGATCAAAGTCGATTTACCGGCTGCATTATCACCTAAAATAGCAATCTTCTGCCCCTTTTGGATTGTCATGTGGATGTTCTCAATCGCTGGCTCTGTTCGATTCGGATAGGTAAATGTTAGATTGTCTACTCGTATTTCTTTTAGGAAGGAAGCTTGGACATATTCCTCCTCACACTTCTCTTGTTTATTCTTATTATCAACCAATGTCGATCTAATTGACTCGATATATTTATTATTCTCATAGATAGATCCTACGCGTTGAATAAAACTGACCATGCTATTCTCAGCGATGCTAAAAGCCATAGTAATGGCAACAAAATCACTGATTGTAAATGTTTTTTGGCTGATCAAATACGCGATAGTCACAATAATCAGTGTCTTGTTTAGTTGAGAAAGTAGCAGACTCCATGTTGTATGTACATTGGTTTTTTTTTGCATATTCAGTTGTTTAGCGATCGCTTTTTCCTTCTTTTGAACCCATTGAACTTTGAGGTAATCATAGATTTGCATTAAGGTGATTTCTTTGTGATAACGAAAGTCGGTTAAGAGTTGAAAAAAGTAATTGTGTTCACGATATGTGTGATTGATCTCATTCGTTACATGAACTCTTTCGTTGGTAATCTTCAATTCGATGTAGCCTCGCAACATGGAGAAGATAATAACAAAAAAACCAAGCGCAACAAACGAAGCAAACAAAAAGCTAAGACTTAAAATTACGTTTAGAAATACTTGGAATAAGTTTATCGTGTTGTAGAAAGTTTCTAGATACTTTGAAAGTGCATAATGATGCTGGTGATACTGACCATAAAATTGCGGGTCCTCTTTTTTGACCAAGTCTTCATGATAGAGATGATCAAGTAGATCCACCTGGTTATGTATTTCAAATTCCGCTTGAAATTTGTTTTCTACATGCTGCTGATATGCCTTGAGTACAGTTGAAAGGACCTCCAATCCAGTCATCAATCCGACTAACATGAGTACAATCTTTAACTCAACCGCGGATGTTGTCAGTGCACGTACTAGCTGATCCGTTAGAAATACGTTTAAGTTAGTCTGTACCGCTAATAACAGAGCAATGATCAAATTTAGAATGATGACAAACTTGTTTATTTTCCAGACTTTGTACATGACATATCTGATGATACTGATATTCTTACGCAAGACAATCATACTGACTTCGTCCTTTGATAAAACACGTTAATAAAAGGGCGTGCTTGTCTCTCCATCGATTCAAATTCGCTACATAACCCGCCTGCAACGATTTGCCCTACTTTGTTAACACCAAACATCCATGGAATTCCGTAAAAGTCTAATTCTTTCTGCACAAATATTGACTCACATTGGACAATTGGAACTTCAGGAAATCTGTTTCTTATCGCGTTAAGGTATTCCTCATCGCCTTCAATTAACATGTGATACGTGAACTTTGGATACTTGTTAATGAATGCTTCCGCTGCATCGTAGTTACAAGCTGCACACCTTTTACTCATCACAAAAATGATTGTTGAATAAGGGACATTTCTAATCCAATCCAATTGTAGGGTTTCCCCTTGCTTGTTTAATACCAATTCAGAGGGTAAATAATTTCCAATTTGATAAATTGGTACTGGTTGACTTTTTAGAAACCTGCGGTGATTTGTTTCTGGCATCATGTCTTATCGGTCTCCTCTTTATGAAATGAATGAAGGGAGAGCGGTATTCCCCGCTCCCCATGTAATAGAATCTTTAGCAGCAAGAACCCCAAGAGATATTGCAGTATTTATCGGTAAAGGAGTCTCCGGGTACTTTATCGTCAAATTTAATGCAACGCTGGTAGTATTGTTGGTAATTACGTTGCCACGAGCAATCTTTGTGGCTCATGCAACCTTTTTCGGTATTACTTGCAATTAGTCCGTCTGCAGATGGAGTATAACCACTTGGGCAATCGTATTTGCAAATCATTCGAAATTCCTCCTCATACTCTAAAAATATTGTAATTTTGGGATAATCAGAAAAATATAGGGCCCGATATTTTCCAAATAATCCCTTTATTTGTTATATCAAATTAATAATTTGAAGACAACCATTTTTCGGAAAAAATATATTAAATAGTTATTTTTTACCAATTTATTTTTTAGAAATGGAGACTCTTCTGATAAACGCGGAAAAGGCACCTGCTTACTCACTTCAAGCAGATGCACAATATGATTTTGTCTATTCCCCTTAAACGTCAACTCATTCCCGCTTTTTTCAACAAAACATGAACGATCAAGCCTCTTTCCGCGGAAGGAGCAATGGAGATGCTTCCTTCGTGATCCGCGACAATCGCTTGGGCGATGGCCAGACCGATCCCGCTTCCTCCCCTTTTTCGTGTACGGGATTTGTCCACACGATAAAATCGCTTAAAAAGGTGGGGAATCTCTTTTGCTTGAATACCGATCCCTGTATCCTCTACCACAATATGCACGGTCTCTTCATCCCCATATGCTCGTACCTTCACTTGTCCTTCATCTGTGTATTTCCGTGCATTGTCCAAAAGGATGTCCAATAACTGTCGAATCCTCTCTCGATCCATCAAAAGGACAAGAGCTTCCTCCCATTCAAAAAGCAGCTTAATTTGTGGAGGAAAAATCGGTACCCACGCTTGCTTTACTTCAAGGAGCAGAGGGGTTAATGGCTGCACGACTTTCGTTGAGCCTAGTTGAGAGGTATGCTGCAATTTGGCTAGCGCCAACAGGTCATCAATCAGTTTGAAAAGTCGTCTACACTCCTGTTGAACAGCTGCGAGTGCTTCGTCCCTTACTTCTGGCTTGTGCTGCCCCCATCTTTGCAGAAGACTTACATACCCTTCAATAATCGAGAGTGGTGTTCGCAACTCGTGAGATGCATCTGTGACGAATCGCTGCTGATAGACCATTGCTTCTTCCATACGATCTAATAACAGATTAAAGGCATGGATCAGCTCGTAGATTTCAGTCTCTACATGATGATGGTGAATTCGTTGGGAGAGACGTTGAGGGAAAATCGAATGGATTTGCTGGATAAGATGATCGAGAGGCTTAAGTCCCCAGTTACTCAACCAATAGCCTCCAATTGCCGAAAGTAGCAAGGTAAAAAAGGAAGAGAGAAAAAGAATCGTCAGCAAGATGGAAAAATACCATTCAAGCGCCTCTGTCGTAGTAGAAATTTGCACAAACAGAAGTTCGGATGTGAACGGCAGCTGCACAGGTTCTTTAGCGACCAAGGTCCTTTCATAATAGTCTTCTGGCTCTTTTGTCCAATTGGCTCCCTGTATCGAAGCGATTTCCTTGCCGTTTTGGTCGCTAATGTTTATGAATTGATTGACGTCAGCGTAATTGATTAACAAACGCGTCAAATAGGTAATCGTCAGCGATGCTTCTTCGGTGATTTCCGTTTTCAAATCGGCTGCGATGGCCGTTGCCTTCTGATTGAGTAATTTTTGCTCATGTTGATGGACGAGATTAGAGGTGCTGAAAAAAATAAATATGGACAAAAAGAGAAGCAAAACCAGCATGCCAGAGCTAAAGAACAGCGTGAGTCTCCATTTGAGCGAGTATCTGCGATGTGTAAGCACTGCGTTCTCCTTTTAATCTCGTAGTGTATATCCAATTCCTCGCACGGTATGAATCAGTTTGACGGATGGATCACTTTCAATTTTGTTCCGCAAATACCGGATATACACATCCACGATGTTGGTATTCCCCATAAAGTCAAAACCCCAAACGGCTGTGAGAATTTGCTCTCGCGAGACCGCTTGCTCCTTGTTTTGAACCAGATAATAAAGCAAATCAAATTCGCGTGGTGTCAACATGATTTCCTCCTCATCGAGGAACACTCGCCGCGCGTTGGGCTGGATACGCAATCGGCCAACCACTATCTCCTGGTTCGCTTTTGATTCCCGCTGACGCAATAAGGCACGAATCCGGGCGAACAACTCCTCGATTGCAAACGGCTTCGCCAGATAGTCGTTTGCTCCACTGTCTAATCCCGTCACAATATCCGGAACCTCTCCACGAGCCGTGATCATGATAATGGGGACATCTTTGGTTTCCCGAATTCGTCGGCATAATTCTATCCCCGATAATTCGGGCAGCATGACATCCAGGAGGATGAGGTCGTACTCAATCGTTAGTGCCTTTTCTAATCCGCAAAGCCCGTCGTATTCAATATCCGTCGAAAATCCTTCATTCTCCAGCTCCAACTGTAAGTATCTTGCCAAGTTATGCTCATCTTCCACGAGTAGCAAATAGCCTTTTCCATCTGGTGTAGGCATGTATATCATCTCCGTTTGAATATCTTACCAACAGTTTTCTCAGGAAACTCTCATGAAATTCTACCGGGAATCTTAGTTTTGTTCTGTACGATAAGAGCGTGGATGAGAAACACACATCAAGATCAACCATTCAGAAGGAGGAACATCATGACAAAGCGAAACTGGAAAGGTACAACTACTACGGTCGTAGCTATTCTAATGGGGACTTCTCTTCTCATGAACGGACAAGCCTATGCGGCTTCTGAGACAAGTCTCACCTCCACAACTACACTTAATCAGGATAAACAGCAGAATCAACAGGCTGAAAATGAGCAATTGGATCAAATGCTGCAAGATGGTACGAATATCGACCTGACAGCCAATGAGGAAAGTACTACTGTTAGTAATCAGAATAAACAGTCAGATAGTAGCACTGCTTCCTCTTCCGACATTGCCGATCAGGTCATTTCAGAAGGATTGAAGTATAAAGGCGTACCTTATAAATTTGGTTCGAGCAAAAAAACAACGCGTACATTTGATTGCTCTTCCTTTACACAGCGAGTGTTTAAAGAGGTCGGAGTGAATCTGCCTCGAGACTCACGTCAACAGTCCAAAGTCGGTCAAAAAGTCTCGAAGAATCAGCTGCAAAAAGGAGATCTCGTTTTCTTCCGCAGCTATGGCAGCTCTTCTTCTCGCATTACCCATGTTGCCATCTACGCTGGAGACAATAAGCTACTGCATACGTACGGTAAGCCGGGAGTTACGACAACCAAATTCAAAGGGACTTCCTGGGAAAAACGTTTTGAGCTTGGAAGACGTGTGATTTAATCATCTTCTTGGGCGCAACAAAAAAAGGCTGCTGAGTGCTTCAGCAGCCTTTTTCGCACGCTGTGCAAAAGAATGACCAAACTACAAAAAATCTGTCACAATGACACCACCCTGATTGTCGCCAGAAAGCACATACTTCCCATTGGTAGGCACTTGAATCATGATGCTAGTCGCCACTGGATAATAATAAATTTTGTAGTCTCCACCATTTATCGTCCCTGACACTGCCTTTTTCTCCCGCAAATAATTCACGTACTCCTCCAAGGATAATTGACGCTCTCGCATAATGGCGCTGTGCGGCAAACCTACAAATCGGTAATGCATAGGATTGTAAGGAACGCCAGTGCTTGTGACCTTTTCCCTCGGATAGCGCAAAATGAACCCGTATTTCCAAGCGTTTTCTTGTAGCCATTTCCCTTCTGGGGATTGGTCGATTTTCATTTGTGTGGATGTAACGTCCACGGCTGTACCCAGATGATGTTCGTGAAAACAATCTGGCAATGTATCGTAGGCATGTCCCTTCTCTTCAACCAGTTTTCCCGGTTTTTCCAAGCTTCGATAGCCGCTTTTGATCATAAAATGCTTTACATTGTCACTGCTTGCTGCATGGACCATCTCGTTGAACGCCTTCGCTGCGTTCTCAGACAATTCAATGGAATTGTCTTGCAAGCGATAGCCCTCCACTAAATAATTATGCGAAGACAAATGGATCACATCGGATGGCACCGCCTCTGAATGGATCGGATCGTCCTTGTTGACCAGTAACAGATCGCCCTGATAAATCTGATCTTGTTCAACGCGAATCTCTTTGTATTTCGGGAAAGCTGTTGCATCCGGCTGTTTTTGCCATACATCCACTACAAGAGGGTGCAAAAATGGATAACCCAGTAGCAATAAAAGAATACCTAGTAAGAGAAATCGCTTTTTCATTTCCATTTCCATTTCCATTTCCTCCATGGTTCGAACACACGTTGTTCTTTTTCAATCTAATGATAATAGGTAATGTTAAATGAAATAGTAATCAAAAGATAAAATTTTCTTTAAATCATTTAATTGTAAACAAATAGAAAAAACAACCGGTCTCACGTGGAGGACCGATTGTTTTTTCTATGAAGTATTGGGATAGGCACCTATTCGTGATGGACAGTAAGCAGCTCACGAATCGGTGTACGCATCTTCGGTCGCGGAACTTTGTTGTCGTTGAAATAACCGAGATGTAATGTGCCCACAACTCTCTCTCCTTGCTTAACACCAACGGCTTGCAGAAACTTCGGATGCCAATTGTAATCGTTCGTCTTCCAGACTACTCCGACCTTTCTCTCCCAAGCTAGCAGCTGCAAATTTTGTATGAACGCTGCTGCTGCCGAGAAAGCATCTTCGAACTGTTTTTGGCGCGGATCTGCTTCGATGACAATCAAAAGATTCGCTTGCATGAGCTCGCAATATTGATGCATCATCTTTTCGCCCCACTTTTCAACCTCTTCCTTGGAGTAAGCCAGCATGACCGCCTCAGCAAACGTTCGGCGCCCTTCTTCCATAAACAAGATAAACCGCCAAGGCTCTTTTGCGGAGTGAAACGGTGCCCAAGCCGCGTCTTGCAATAATTCGACGACCGATTCTTCCTTCATAGGCTCCCCGTTAAAATCCCGGATCGTCCTGCGATTCCGGATCGTTGCTGTCATATCCGATACGGTTTCCTGACTCATGAGTCCAACACTCCTCTGCTTGTTTTCAAGCCACTTATTTCACTAGTGCATTCAACACATCGTCGACCTTGCGATTGTAAGCAATAGGTCCAAACGTCATCCAGTGATCTGGCGCCACATTGTAAACGTGGCCAGAACGAACAGCTGGAAGTGACTTCCAAATGCTGGTCGAGAATATCTCCTCAGCAAGCTCTTTCCCACCGTCATCAACTACGACAAACAAATGATCGACATCAAGCTTTGGCAGCACCTCAGCGGAAATGGTTGCATGCCCAGCATTATCGCCCCAGGCAAGCTCTTTCACCAAAGCTGGAGGCTCGAGCCCAAGATCTTGATAGAGTACCGACCCAGCGTAGCCTTGTGGGCCACCGTATAATCGAATTTCTTTATTGCTGCGTACGCGGACTAACGCTACGGTTTGTTTCCCGACCGCTTTTTCAAGCTTTTGTTTTCCTTCAGTGATTTTTTGTTCATAGTCCGTCAGCACTTTCTCCGCAGTTTCACGCTTGCCGACTAAGTCCCCGACCTTGCGCAACGTATTTCGCCAATCATTGGCTGCCTCTGCCTCGAATACATAGGTAGGGGCGATCTTGGCGTATTTTGCATAATTGTCATTTTGTGCATAATTGGGAAGACCAAGTAATATCAGATCCGGCTCCATCTCCAAGATCGCTTCGAAATTCATCGCACTCGTATCAAGCTTCGGAAGATCTCCGATGTTCTCATGCAAATATTTCAAGGTGAAAGCGCCAATTGTGGTCTGCGCTGCAGGTTTAATCCCCAAGGAGACAAGAAAATCCTCCATATACAACCCGATAATTTGCTTCGGCTCTGCTGGCACTTCGATCTCACCCATCATGTGTGTGAACTTGCGTACCGTTGATGCGGATTGGTCGCTTGTATCCGATGAGACAGTCGGCTCCGTGGTGGCTATGTTGCCGCAACCAGCAAGTAAAACGGACAGAACGAAGCCAAAGCTGAACAACCATCTTTTCGATTGGCTCTGCATATAAATCCCCCTGTTGTTGATAGTGATTCTCATTAACAAAGAGAATTTTAGCATGCCATCAATAGAAGTGACATGCTGAAATGTTCGATGTTTTTTACACTTTTGTACGGTATGTTCCCTCACTTGTCAATGCTGCCAGTACGTTATCAATTTTTGCGCAATGCGCATGCAGGCCGTACGTCATCCATATGTCCGATCTCACTTCATACACGTTTCCTTCGCGTACGGCGGGAACGCTTTTCCACTGTTCACTGCTCGTCATTTTCCATGCCTCCTGCCTCCCAGCCTCGTCTACAACAATTAGCAAACGTTGTGCATCCAATTCGCTTAGCATGTCAAACGTAATTTTCTTCATCCATTCGGAAGAACCCCAGATGAGGTCACGTACAAGCGTCGGTGGGCGTAAACCGAGGTCGCCATAGAGTACAGACCCGGTATAGCCGTTTGGTCCTCCATACAGACGAATGTCACCATCTGCGTAGACTCGAACCAATGCGACCGACCGATCTCCAATCGAATGTTTGAGGATACTTCTCGCTACTTCAGCCTTCTGATTATATTCATGGATGGCTCGTTCAGCCTCGGATGCTTTGCCTAGTAATTTGCCGACAGTGCGCAGCGTTTGTCGCCAATCATCAACGGGGTTTTCAAACAGGTATGTAGGAGCAATGTTTGCCAACCGATCGAACCGTCCCTCCTCAGCAAATTGTGGAATCCCCAGCAAAATGATATCCGGTTTCTCCTGTTGAATGGCTTGAAAATCAGATTCATAGGGATCAAAATGTCGTACCTCACGCAAAAATGATCCCAGATAGCGTTGTTGAAATCCTCCAGAAGCGAATTGGACCAAAGGCTTGATCCCAAACACTTTCAAGTGATCCTCTACAAAAAGTCCAATCACACGACTCGGCACTGTTTGCGTCATACTAAATGCCTCAGGGTGTGACACTAGCAGCTTTTTCCCGAGGTTCTGGCTAATAAATTCTCTGGGGGAAATGCCTGTCATCTTCTTGAACTTGTTACTAAAATAAAACTCGCTGGCATATCCAACCCCCAGAGCGATATCGCGAATCCGCGCATTCGATGTCAACAGCTTGCCCTTTGCTTTCTCGATACGAATCTCAGACAAATATTCCATCGGGCTTTTACCCTTCACTTTGCGAAATACAGTCGAATAATGACTTGGGCTCATTCCGGCCTCTTTTGACAGCATTTCACGACTGAGAGGCTTGAAATAGTCTTGTTCCATTAGGCGGATCGTATGCTCTACCGCTTTCAGATTTTCGTTGCCCCGCCATCTTTCATTTGCTTCCCAGATTCGTTCCACCAAGGATAGTAACTGACAATGGGACGAAAATCGATCACGATCGCCTGGATTTTCATGCCGTTCACATAAGTTGCGGATCGCTTGTCCTAGTTCGCTCTCATTTAACTCTCCCGAAACGGGCAAGCAAAAAGGCTCTGTTACCACATGAACATTTTCAACCTCACGAACGGATGTTACTTTGTATCCGCTGAACTCAAGTTCAGAAACGGTCACTATTTCGCCTTCATCTGCCACCGTTTGTATGGTCATACCCGGCGGCTTAAGGAAGCATCGTCCAGGGAATAATCGGTATTCTTGTTCTCCTATACAGATAGAACCTTTCCCAGATTCGACAAACAAGAGAAGATGTGTATTCGATGTTTGGGTACCAAAATGAAAAGGCAGTGGTCCTTTGTAAGTTGATAGAAGTACGAAAGAAATCGTCACTGATTGATCTGTTCTCTCTTTGCTAGTACTACATATGCTATCGGGTGCATTGAACATAAGTAACCCCTTCTTTGATAACGATTATCATTATCTCAATATTATCATAGGATATGATTGCTCAAAAGCAGATAAAAGGAAAGATGAAACGTTGCTAATTATTCTTCGTCAAATGGAGTGAAACTTCAAAAATTGACGAGGTGGCTACCATGAATGTCAGACAAAATATGATGTCTCTTTCTATCATTGCTTTGTTAACCGTGTCATTCGCCCAACCAAGCTTTGCTGCAACGACTCCTTTTACGGACCTTGCCCAATCGGGAGCGAAAGATAAAATTCTTTCCTTACAGCAACAAGGTGTGATAAAAGGCGTAGATGATAGCCAATTTGCACCTACCGAAACGATAACGGCAGCTCAAGGCATTCAACTGATTGTAAATGCCTTTGATTTGAGTCTGGCAGCGATCCGTTTTGTAAAGGCTCCACAAGCCACTGACTTTTTTTCCAAAGCCGATAACAATGCTTGGTATGCAGAGAGTCTGATCATAGCGGCTGCAAACGGATTGGAGTTACCAGCTGATCTCGATCCGAACGCAGAATGGACCAAAGAGCAGTTCATTCACCAGCTGATGAGAGTCATGGAGACCAAGGGCAATCTTCCGATGATCAAACTAGTACCAGTAGAAATCCAAGATAATCATGAACTCACCGTGGATTACCAAGGCTCCATTCAACGAGCTTTGGCAAGAGATATTATCGAATTGGATAAGGAAAACAAGCTTCATCCGCAAAAGCCCATCACGCGTGAAGAAGCAGCCGAAATGATATATAATGCCCTTGCGTATTTGAAAAGCCATAAGCCTCTGAACTAAAACGAAAAAAATGCAGCGATCCTCGTGATGAGGAGCTGCATTTTTGGTTTACTTAACCTGTAATCATCCGATTTACTTGCCCAGTTATCAACAACATCGCTTGCAGGACGGGCATCATGCTAACAAGATCAGGCGAATGGAAGCGTACCGTTCGTCCTTCGATGAGTTCAATTCCTGGCATCCAGCTGACTGCTGTGGCAAATTGTGATTTCGTAAACTCGACTTCTATCGTATTCTCTACTCTTTGTGCAAGCGGCTTAACTGTACTGCGATGGAGCAATGCCTCTTTTGCTTGCTGACGGATCAGCTCTCTCGCACGAACGGGATGCATCGCTTGCGACGAGAGGCCCGTTATCCCAGTTTTCACGGCGACCGTAAAGACTCCAGGGATATCTTCTTCGACCTCTTTGGCCGTTTGGGAATCGCCGGTAACGAGTACGACAGGAACACCAAAGGCTCCCGCGATTGCTGCATTTAAACCTGCTTCGCCCACCTCTTTGCCATTTAAGATAAGCCGATGGATAGCGAGGCCAGACAATGTATGATTGAGTACCGCATCTCCTGTTCCCGCTTTTCCATGATAACCGATGAAAAATGCGGCATCGCAGCTACTGTCGATTCCCTGCATCATACAGAGAGGCTTGAAAAAGCCACGGATGACATCTGCCTGTGGATGCAATTCTTCCAGAATGATATTGTTCATCGGTCCATGAGACTCATTGACGATAATTTCGGTAGCTCCTGCTTCCAGTGCACCCTCAATCGCCGCATTTACATCTTGTGTCAGTAGTCTTCTCCCCGCTTCGTAATGTCTTCGACCGGGGATCACATCCTCCCATTCGCTTAGTCCAGAGATCCCTTCCATGTCCAACGAAATAAACACCTTCATGCGAAACTGCCTCCCTATCTTTGATTAGATTGCTTTGGACAATTGACGCGAACCAAACGCCAACCGCTTGATCTCACCGTCTGGATGGCGAACAAAGCGGATGAGTGAATCGATGTTGTGGCGCGTGAACAAAAACGTATCTTCGCCAACGGAACGCAGCGGGAACACATCACTGCCTAGAACGAGTACGAGCTGTCTCTGTGCTTCATCGAATCTGATCTCTACTACGTCTCCTTCTCCGGATTTATATGTACCGGGACATTGCTGCAAGTAAGCAAGCGGCACTTCACAATCGGTAAACGTGGCAAACTGCGTATCGAGCGGGCGACCGAACATGCTGTTTAACAAACCTAATGTCAGATTGGATATAGGGGCATCATCCATATTGGTCAAAAGAATGCCAGTTACTCCCGTCTCTGGGACGATGAACATTTGCGCGGTCATCCCTTTTAAACCGCCGGTATGGGTAAGTAAGGTGTAATCTTCGGAAAATGGAAACACGCCGAGTCCGTAACCATAGCTGCGGCTCAAATCAATCCGGACATGAGGGGCAGTCATTTGTGAGGCGCTATCTCCCGAGACGATTCTCGCTCCATTTGAAAGCCCTAATGTCCGATAAACATCCGCATACCGAAGCATGTCACGTGCGGACGATTTGAGGAAGCCTGCTGCACGCATGGAGGGAGCATCCCACCAACCGGGGGCACGTACTACTTCACGAACTCCATCATTCATGCGCGGTGTGTACAACATGGTCGTATTGTCGTCCTCGCCTAATTCCTCCACATGAAAACCCGTGCGTTCCATGCCAAGTGGCTGTAAAATATGCTCTTGGACATAGGCTTCGTATGTTTTGCCGCTGACCCGCTCAATAATCGCTCCAAGCAAGCCAAAAGCTTCGTTCGAATAACTGAATTCTGTCCCAGCAGGTCCCAACAATTCAAAGGGCAGCTTCCCTATATAGGCCATGAGTTCTTCGAAGGTATCGATTGGATGTTTACATTGCGCTTCAAAATGTTGGAGTAATTCTTTTGCTGTCGGATCGGCTTGTAAGCTGGGTAGCATTGCAGGAATGAGAGATGGGAGTGGTGGAAATCCGAGGGTATGTGTCATGAAATGATGAATGGTGATGCTTTTCGTTTGGGATTCGTTCGGTGTGCGAAACTCAGGCAAATAGGTGATAACCGGATCATGCACGGATAGCTTTCCTTCTTCCTGAAGCTGCATGATCGCCATGCATGTAAACGACTTCGTAATCGATCCGATCCCAAATACCGTATCCAGATCGATGGGAGCTTGCTTTTCGCGGTCCCGATAACCAAATGCTTTTTCATAAGTGAGTTCTCCGTCTTTGGCTACAGCAATGATCGCACCGGGAACTTGAAAATCATCCATCAGCCTTTGGACGTATGCTTCAAACGACGCTTCCCACTCATTCATCTTCATGTCATGCCTCCTTAGGTTCATTACTTCCAAACAGGAAAGCAATTTCAGGTTTCATTTAGAAGTATACACTTCAAAAAAATAAGGATATGAAGTTCGCACACTAGTAGAATTATAAGCGGCAGATGAAAAAACAACAATATATAATTCTGAAAATAAAAAATATTGATAACAAAGCGCAGTCAAATAAAAAATGGCCCTTCGTCTTGTATGACGTCGGGCACGGAAATGTCGCTGGTCACGTGTATTCCTTACGTAAACGACCTGCGATGATGTTCTTTTGGATTTCCGAAGTACCTTCATAAATCTTGGTAATTCTGGCATCCCGGTAATAACGCTCGATCGGGAATTCTTTGATGTATCCGATCCCCCCATGGATTTGTACCGCTTTATCTGCCACACGGTTATAGACTTCGGAGGCAAACAGTTTCACCATCGCGGCTTCTTTGATCACATTTTTGCCTTGGTCGACGAGCGATGCGACATGATACGTAAACGCACGCAGTGTTTCGCAGTCCAGTGCTATTTCTGCCAAGTAGTGCTGGATAATTTGTTGTTCAAAAATCGGCTTGTCAAATTGGATGCGCTCCATCGCATATTTCATGGACATATCCAGTAGCTTTTGGCAAGAACCGAGGTTTCTGGCTGCCAATCCCGCCCGTCCATTCGCCAGGATTTTGAGAGCATTGGTATAGCCCATTCCCTCATAGCCAAGGACGTT
This genomic stretch from Brevibacillus sp. DP1.3A harbors:
- a CDS encoding helix-turn-helix domain-containing protein — translated: MFNAPDSICSTSKERTDQSVTISFVLLSTYKGPLPFHFGTQTSNTHLLLFVESGKGSICIGEQEYRLFPGRCFLKPPGMTIQTVADEGEIVTVSELEFSGYKVTSVREVENVHVVTEPFCLPVSGELNESELGQAIRNLCERHENPGDRDRFSSHCQLLSLVERIWEANERWRGNENLKAVEHTIRLMEQDYFKPLSREMLSKEAGMSPSHYSTVFRKVKGKSPMEYLSEIRIEKAKGKLLTSNARIRDIALGVGYASEFYFSNKFKKMTGISPREFISQNLGKKLLVSHPEAFSMTQTVPSRVIGLFVEDHLKVFGIKPLVQFASGGFQQRYLGSFLREVRHFDPYESDFQAIQQEKPDIILLGIPQFAEEGRFDRLANIAPTYLFENPVDDWRQTLRTVGKLLGKASEAERAIHEYNQKAEVARSILKHSIGDRSVALVRVYADGDIRLYGGPNGYTGSVLYGDLGLRPPTLVRDLIWGSSEWMKKITFDMLSELDAQRLLIVVDEAGRQEAWKMTSSEQWKSVPAVREGNVYEVRSDIWMTYGLHAHCAKIDNVLAALTSEGTYRTKV
- a CDS encoding S-layer homology domain-containing protein, coding for MNVRQNMMSLSIIALLTVSFAQPSFAATTPFTDLAQSGAKDKILSLQQQGVIKGVDDSQFAPTETITAAQGIQLIVNAFDLSLAAIRFVKAPQATDFFSKADNNAWYAESLIIAAANGLELPADLDPNAEWTKEQFIHQLMRVMETKGNLPMIKLVPVEIQDNHELTVDYQGSIQRALARDIIELDKENKLHPQKPITREEAAEMIYNALAYLKSHKPLN
- a CDS encoding ABC transporter substrate-binding protein, with the protein product MQSQSKRWLFSFGFVLSVLLAGCGNIATTEPTVSSDTSDQSASTVRKFTHMMGEIEVPAEPKQIIGLYMEDFLVSLGIKPAAQTTIGAFTLKYLHENIGDLPKLDTSAMNFEAILEMEPDLILLGLPNYAQNDNYAKYAKIAPTYVFEAEAANDWRNTLRKVGDLVGKRETAEKVLTDYEQKITEGKQKLEKAVGKQTVALVRVRSNKEIRLYGGPQGYAGSVLYQDLGLEPPALVKELAWGDNAGHATISAEVLPKLDVDHLFVVVDDGGKELAEEIFSTSIWKSLPAVRSGHVYNVAPDHWMTFGPIAYNRKVDDVLNALVK
- a CDS encoding M55 family metallopeptidase yields the protein MKVFISLDMEGISGLSEWEDVIPGRRHYEAGRRLLTQDVNAAIEGALEAGATEIIVNESHGPMNNIILEELHPQADVIRGFFKPLCMMQGIDSSCDAAFFIGYHGKAGTGDAVLNHTLSGLAIHRLILNGKEVGEAGLNAAIAGAFGVPVVLVTGDSQTAKEVEEDIPGVFTVAVKTGITGLSSQAMHPVRARELIRQQAKEALLHRSTVKPLAQRVENTIEVEFTKSQFATAVSWMPGIELIEGRTVRFHSPDLVSMMPVLQAMLLITGQVNRMITG
- a CDS encoding nitroreductase codes for the protein MSQETVSDMTATIRNRRTIRDFNGEPMKEESVVELLQDAAWAPFHSAKEPWRFILFMEEGRRTFAEAVMLAYSKEEVEKWGEKMMHQYCELMQANLLIVIEADPRQKQFEDAFSAAAAFIQNLQLLAWERKVGVVWKTNDYNWHPKFLQAVGVKQGERVVGTLHLGYFNDNKVPRPKMRTPIRELLTVHHE